Proteins co-encoded in one Bremerella sp. TYQ1 genomic window:
- a CDS encoding NADH-quinone oxidoreductase subunit C has product MAIDEPFVQKLKQRFGEKITGANLESIDPWVEVSPEALAEVCRYLKDDPAIAFDYLNSICVVDYCETDPKKAAKAKWEPHLELVYHLSSIRHKTTGVLKVMLPRWKDGVEGKLPEVPSVATVWRTADWHERETYDLSGILFVGHQNLRRILCPEDWVGYPLRKDYEMPLEYHGIRGR; this is encoded by the coding sequence ATGGCGATTGACGAACCCTTCGTTCAGAAATTGAAGCAGCGCTTCGGCGAGAAGATTACCGGGGCGAATCTCGAGAGCATTGACCCTTGGGTTGAAGTTTCGCCGGAGGCATTGGCAGAAGTCTGCCGTTACTTGAAAGACGATCCGGCGATCGCGTTTGATTATTTGAACTCGATTTGCGTGGTCGATTATTGCGAGACCGATCCTAAGAAGGCTGCCAAAGCGAAGTGGGAGCCGCACCTCGAGTTGGTTTATCATCTTTCGAGCATTCGTCACAAAACGACTGGAGTGCTGAAGGTGATGCTGCCGCGCTGGAAGGATGGCGTGGAAGGCAAGCTGCCGGAAGTTCCTTCGGTGGCAACGGTGTGGCGAACCGCCGATTGGCACGAACGCGAGACGTACGATCTCTCCGGGATTCTGTTTGTCGGGCATCAAAACTTGCGACGGATCTTATGCCCCGAAGATTGGGTCGGTTACCCGCTACGGAAAGACTATGAAATGCCGCTCGAATATCACGGCATCCGAGGACGTTAG
- a CDS encoding NADH-quinone oxidoreductase subunit D — MSGTNHSEVIELDVRTDEMLVNMGPQHPSTHGVLRLVLRTDGEVVSEAVPHIGYLHRCAEKIGENLTPRQFVPYTDRMDYLAGMNMNLGWSLAVEKLMQYDLPEKVRHTRVIIAELNRIASHLVGMGTYGLDLGTFSPFLYAFREREKILDLLEWVCGARLTYSYITPGGVTADLPSDFLDKCLAFLDQFEPQIPDYHTLLTTNAIFIKRTAGIGIMSADMAIAYGCSGPVLRGSGIDHDLRRDGEPRYTSMYEGYDFEVIVQKDGSYPKDQVYPAVPSEAILGDCWHRFYVRMLEVIQAIKLIRQGIEFYKKASGDWGTPIKLMTKLPAGEAYLETECPRGQMGFYVVADGGDSIPRRARARSSCFSNLSVVEELCRGCLIADIPAIVGSLDIVMGEIDR, encoded by the coding sequence ATGTCTGGCACAAACCATTCTGAAGTAATCGAACTCGACGTCCGCACCGACGAGATGTTGGTGAACATGGGCCCGCAGCATCCCAGCACCCATGGCGTGTTGCGGCTCGTGCTGCGAACCGACGGTGAAGTGGTCTCGGAAGCGGTTCCGCACATTGGTTACTTGCATCGCTGTGCCGAGAAGATCGGCGAGAATCTCACGCCACGGCAGTTCGTTCCGTACACCGACCGGATGGATTACCTGGCAGGGATGAACATGAATCTCGGTTGGTCGTTGGCCGTCGAGAAGCTGATGCAGTACGACTTGCCCGAGAAAGTTCGGCATACGCGTGTGATCATTGCCGAGTTGAACCGGATTGCCAGTCATCTGGTGGGCATGGGAACGTACGGGCTCGATCTAGGGACGTTCAGTCCGTTTCTGTACGCGTTTCGAGAGCGGGAAAAAATTCTCGACCTGCTGGAGTGGGTATGTGGGGCGCGACTGACTTACAGCTACATCACGCCGGGTGGCGTGACGGCCGATTTGCCGTCTGACTTTCTAGACAAGTGTCTTGCGTTTCTCGATCAGTTCGAGCCGCAGATACCTGACTATCACACGCTGTTGACGACCAACGCGATCTTCATCAAGCGAACGGCCGGGATTGGAATTATGTCGGCCGATATGGCCATCGCCTATGGCTGTTCCGGCCCTGTCCTGCGAGGTTCCGGAATCGATCACGACTTGCGCCGCGACGGTGAGCCGCGTTACACGTCGATGTACGAAGGGTACGATTTCGAGGTGATCGTCCAGAAGGATGGCAGCTACCCGAAAGATCAGGTCTATCCGGCGGTGCCCAGCGAGGCGATCCTGGGAGACTGTTGGCATCGCTTTTATGTCCGCATGCTGGAAGTGATTCAAGCGATCAAGCTGATCCGCCAAGGGATCGAGTTCTATAAGAAGGCGAGCGGCGACTGGGGGACTCCGATCAAGCTGATGACGAAGCTGCCAGCCGGCGAGGCCTACTTGGAGACCGAGTGTCCCCGCGGTCAGATGGGCTTTTATGTCGTCGCGGATGGGGGCGACTCGATCCCGCGTCGCGCGAGGGCACGCAGTAGTTGTTTCAGCAATTTGTCGGTGGTTGAAGAGCTGTGCCGCGGCTGTCTTATTGCCGATATCCCTGCAATTGTCGGTTCGCTCGATATCGTGATGGGCGAAATCGACCGGTAG
- a CDS encoding cation diffusion facilitator family transporter yields MEAPPTPATSLYREAIRAALLGLVVNLTLGIVKLVGGIAGGSFALISDAVNSLGDSLTSIVVLGALWYAQRPADQEHPYGHTRAEAVAASNVALLILISALFVGWEAISRLNTQHDIPPSWTLWIAGANVIIKEALYRYKRRIGQKTGSAAILANAWDHRSDALCSLAVLIGLSIVLWGGPACIWADEMAALLVVAAIAWSSGLLFRSSVSELLDPQADEKLVAQIRDTALQVPGVRHVETLRVRKTGLEYLADIHIQVDANLTVDEGHRIGHRAKDRLLHEFASLRDVLVHLEPYPHEHNGG; encoded by the coding sequence GTGGAGGCCCCTCCAACTCCCGCGACAAGCCTTTACCGCGAGGCGATCCGAGCCGCCTTACTAGGCCTGGTCGTCAATCTTACGCTGGGCATCGTCAAATTGGTGGGTGGCATCGCTGGTGGTTCGTTCGCATTGATTTCCGACGCGGTCAACTCGCTTGGCGACTCCCTGACTTCGATCGTTGTCCTCGGTGCCCTATGGTATGCCCAGCGTCCAGCCGACCAAGAGCACCCCTACGGCCACACCAGAGCAGAAGCGGTTGCCGCCTCAAATGTCGCTCTGCTGATCCTCATATCTGCCTTGTTTGTGGGGTGGGAAGCTATTTCTCGCCTCAATACGCAGCACGATATCCCGCCCAGCTGGACATTGTGGATCGCAGGCGCCAATGTGATCATCAAAGAGGCTCTTTACCGCTACAAACGACGAATCGGCCAGAAAACAGGCTCCGCTGCCATTCTCGCCAATGCGTGGGACCACCGAAGCGACGCATTGTGCTCGCTGGCCGTGCTGATTGGTTTGAGCATTGTCCTGTGGGGCGGACCGGCTTGCATCTGGGCCGACGAAATGGCGGCGTTGCTTGTCGTTGCAGCAATTGCCTGGTCCAGCGGACTACTCTTTCGCAGCAGCGTGAGCGAACTGCTCGATCCTCAGGCCGACGAAAAACTGGTCGCACAAATCCGCGACACTGCGTTACAAGTCCCTGGCGTGCGGCACGTCGAGACCCTGCGTGTTCGCAAGACGGGGCTCGAATATCTGGCCGACATTCATATTCAAGTCGATGCGAATCTGACCGTCGACGAAGGGCACCGCATCGGGCACCGCGCGAAAGATCGACTTCTTCACGAGTTCGCCAGCCTTCGCGACGTGCTGGTCCACCTGGAACCGTACCCGCACGAACACAACGGCGGATAG
- the nuoH gene encoding NADH-quinone oxidoreductase subunit NuoH: MGEFFAGWFPAGWEFLGYTLAALMQAFLLVNVIALGAFVFIWAERKVSGRIQDRLGPTRTGGAFGWLQSLADGIKLLSKEDLMPKDADPILFKLAPYVAFAASFSAFMALPFASGWVALHLNIGLFFLIAVLGLEVFGVILAGYSSGSKWSLFGAMRQAAQVVSYEVPLGICVIIPLMICGTMDLVAIGDQQRGLFTNWLIFHDPFIFIVFWVYFTCAVASVNRAPFDLAEAESELVAGFLTEYSGMRWSLFFMAEYGSMILVSALAAILFFGGWHGPIPIFSGLMDAFPDYLGNCWYFSSFANVIGVVNLLIKASIGVIAMMWVRWTFPRLRVDQVITMCLKYCVPIAAVCLLGVMFWTALGVPFFNDLLPAQERALVREGWVTAGEKNADRLIESWKADASSQEGEVE; encoded by the coding sequence GTGGGAGAGTTCTTCGCAGGCTGGTTTCCTGCAGGATGGGAATTCCTGGGGTACACGCTCGCCGCGCTGATGCAAGCTTTCTTGCTGGTCAACGTGATCGCCCTCGGGGCGTTCGTCTTCATTTGGGCCGAACGGAAAGTCTCTGGCCGCATTCAAGACCGTCTCGGTCCTACACGGACTGGGGGAGCGTTCGGCTGGCTGCAATCGCTTGCCGACGGGATCAAGTTGCTTTCGAAAGAAGACTTGATGCCGAAGGACGCCGATCCGATCCTTTTCAAGCTGGCTCCGTATGTGGCATTCGCAGCTAGTTTCTCCGCGTTTATGGCGTTACCATTCGCTTCCGGCTGGGTAGCACTGCACCTGAATATCGGGTTGTTCTTTTTGATTGCCGTGCTGGGGCTGGAAGTCTTCGGCGTCATCCTGGCCGGCTATTCGTCGGGCTCGAAGTGGTCGTTGTTCGGTGCGATGCGGCAAGCAGCTCAAGTGGTCAGCTACGAAGTCCCGCTGGGCATTTGCGTGATCATACCGCTGATGATTTGCGGCACGATGGATCTAGTGGCGATTGGCGATCAACAGCGTGGGCTATTCACCAATTGGCTGATCTTTCACGATCCGTTTATCTTCATCGTGTTTTGGGTTTACTTTACTTGTGCGGTGGCTAGTGTGAACCGAGCCCCGTTCGACTTAGCCGAAGCGGAAAGCGAACTGGTGGCCGGCTTTTTGACCGAGTACTCCGGCATGCGGTGGAGCTTGTTCTTCATGGCCGAATATGGATCGATGATCCTTGTGTCGGCGTTGGCTGCGATTCTGTTCTTTGGCGGATGGCACGGCCCCATTCCGATCTTCAGCGGACTGATGGACGCGTTTCCCGATTACCTGGGCAACTGCTGGTACTTCAGTTCGTTTGCCAATGTCATTGGCGTGGTGAACTTGCTGATCAAGGCGTCGATTGGTGTGATCGCGATGATGTGGGTCCGCTGGACATTCCCGCGTCTGCGCGTCGATCAAGTGATTACGATGTGCCTGAAGTACTGCGTGCCGATCGCAGCAGTTTGCTTGCTGGGCGTGATGTTCTGGACGGCACTGGGTGTCCCGTTCTTTAACGACTTGCTGCCGGCTCAAGAGCGAGCATTGGTACGCGAAGGCTGGGTCACCGCCGGCGAGAAGAACGCCGATCGTCTTATCGAGTCGTGGAAAGCGGACGCTTCTTCACAGGAAGGAGAGGTGGAATGA
- a CDS encoding NADH-quinone oxidoreductase subunit J, with the protein MISLLAATSEAAINWHTVLFYVVSLCACGFAVIVATTNNIVRMAFALIVSLAATSALLFLAGAYFVGAMQLMIYVGGTVVLLIFGVMLTAQKAFITMRTKAGDWVLGLLVGGTFLAVLVQLAFLIPQWQSSHYQTSADEHLQAYAEELKQQVERGEEVTAEQKRRLEGLLAKANEGMPQRTGEIGLALLGVRADKIESDQSGLSGYLLPFEIVSVHLLVVLVGAAYLARAKRHHQGGGH; encoded by the coding sequence ATGATCTCGCTTTTGGCCGCCACGTCCGAAGCCGCCATCAATTGGCACACCGTGCTGTTTTATGTCGTTTCGCTTTGTGCGTGCGGCTTCGCGGTGATCGTAGCGACGACGAACAACATCGTCCGAATGGCGTTTGCCCTGATTGTCTCGTTGGCCGCGACGAGTGCCCTGCTCTTCCTCGCTGGGGCTTACTTTGTTGGTGCGATGCAATTGATGATTTACGTGGGCGGAACGGTCGTGCTGCTGATCTTCGGGGTGATGCTAACAGCGCAGAAGGCGTTCATCACCATGCGAACCAAAGCAGGAGACTGGGTCCTTGGGCTGCTCGTTGGAGGAACCTTCCTGGCGGTCTTAGTGCAGTTAGCTTTTTTGATTCCGCAGTGGCAAAGCTCGCACTATCAGACGTCTGCAGACGAGCATTTGCAAGCGTATGCAGAAGAGCTTAAGCAACAAGTAGAGCGTGGCGAAGAAGTGACCGCCGAACAAAAGCGTCGCCTGGAAGGTTTGTTGGCCAAGGCAAACGAAGGCATGCCGCAGCGAACCGGAGAGATTGGGCTGGCACTTTTGGGCGTCCGAGCCGACAAGATCGAGAGCGACCAATCAGGGCTTTCCGGGTACCTGCTGCCGTTTGAGATTGTCTCGGTCCACTTATTGGTGGTGTTGGTCGGAGCGGCTTACTTGGCACGCGCCAAGCGACATCACCAGGGAGGAGGCCACTAA
- the nuoK gene encoding NADH-quinone oxidoreductase subunit NuoK gives MELLSEPVGLSHYLVVGAFLFVTGVVCMATKRNALGILMGIELVLNGAIVNFVGFASPYFRDENLGLDGHMIALFVIVLAAAEAAVALAIALNFYNNHATIDVDRADELKG, from the coding sequence ATGGAACTGCTGAGCGAACCTGTCGGGTTGTCGCACTACCTGGTCGTGGGAGCGTTTCTGTTTGTGACCGGGGTGGTGTGCATGGCCACCAAGCGAAATGCCCTGGGGATTTTGATGGGAATCGAGTTGGTCCTTAATGGTGCGATTGTCAATTTCGTTGGCTTCGCGAGTCCCTACTTCCGCGATGAGAACCTGGGTTTGGACGGGCATATGATCGCGTTGTTTGTGATTGTCCTTGCGGCGGCAGAAGCGGCCGTAGCTTTGGCGATCGCTTTGAACTTCTACAACAACCACGCGACGATCGACGTCGATCGCGCTGATGAATTGAAAGGCTGA
- the nuoL gene encoding NADH-quinone oxidoreductase subunit L codes for MDAVLPYLPNLLATAVLLPLVSFCVILLAGPRLGQRGKGSAWVATGAILASTLLSFFAATVWFAAYETPAPRHGASEHHDEAHASTDDVAIEHVEAEHHLPPILTGEGYTLASFDGVSVGINYYIDALTILMFCMVTFIATCIHFYSMGYMHDELHEVVDHEAVRHDGESVRRPGRFSRFFQALSLFCFSMLGLVISGNFLMTFVFWELVGVCSWFLIGFYVERQSASTAANKAFIVNRVGDFGMLIGLMVLWASIGTFNFGDISGKAGVFSQMREEANHYALAVPDGMVRLAAAQRIEEMALAAPKPLSEQELAAQVDASLNAWREGTTEGDTTKYGYTLLIVAGLGIFCGCVGKSAQFPLHVWLPDAMEGPTPVSALVHSATMVAAGVFLVARSYPIFLPEVLLVIACVGCVTLLLGATIAIVATDIKRVLAYSTVSQLGYMMLALGVGGWAAGVMHLVTHACFKSLLFLCSGSVIHAVHTNEMPQMGGLIRKMPWTGYTMLVGCLAIAGIGIPSIVGLPIGLSGYYSKDAILEQVFSFRNFNPAWGTLFFVAACGGACLTAFYMFRMWYLTFVGEPRSREKFEHAHESPRVMVVPLVLLAVAAVVVAWPIYDWFSLPNLTRTIEQARPHGIWQDMAGNHIDVMMPEESKGHEAAVKGPVGLLAFGAAISGILLASIFYLWKTLDPSDVRRSFDPVYRLLVKKWYFDEIYNAVFVRSTLAVAACVAMFDRQVIDRTVDALAWLAIQVANLSDAWIDRRGIDGAVNWFSRQTYRLGSSLRTLQTGSLRQYVMFIVVSTVALFVILSFWTYSLAR; via the coding sequence ATGGACGCCGTTCTGCCGTACCTTCCGAACCTCCTTGCGACCGCGGTCTTGTTGCCGTTGGTCTCGTTCTGCGTGATCTTGCTGGCAGGTCCACGACTAGGGCAACGTGGGAAAGGTTCGGCATGGGTCGCCACGGGAGCTATCTTGGCGTCGACGCTTCTTTCATTCTTTGCGGCCACGGTTTGGTTCGCCGCGTACGAAACGCCGGCTCCGCGTCATGGAGCGAGCGAGCATCACGACGAAGCGCACGCGTCGACGGACGACGTCGCCATTGAGCACGTAGAAGCAGAGCATCATTTGCCGCCGATCCTAACTGGCGAGGGATACACGCTGGCGAGCTTTGATGGCGTGAGCGTGGGGATCAATTATTACATCGACGCGCTGACGATCTTGATGTTCTGCATGGTGACGTTCATCGCGACATGTATCCATTTCTATTCGATGGGGTACATGCATGATGAGCTACACGAAGTGGTCGATCATGAAGCGGTACGGCACGACGGTGAATCGGTTCGCCGGCCAGGGCGGTTCTCAAGATTCTTCCAGGCGTTGTCGCTTTTCTGCTTCAGCATGCTGGGATTAGTGATCTCCGGCAACTTTTTGATGACGTTCGTCTTCTGGGAACTCGTGGGCGTTTGCTCTTGGTTTCTGATTGGGTTTTATGTCGAACGTCAATCGGCATCGACAGCCGCAAACAAAGCATTCATCGTCAATCGTGTCGGCGACTTCGGCATGCTGATTGGATTGATGGTGCTGTGGGCAAGTATCGGGACGTTTAACTTCGGAGACATTTCCGGCAAAGCAGGCGTGTTTTCGCAAATGCGAGAGGAAGCGAATCATTACGCTTTGGCCGTGCCGGACGGAATGGTTCGCCTGGCCGCTGCTCAGCGGATCGAAGAGATGGCACTTGCCGCACCGAAGCCACTCAGCGAGCAAGAGCTGGCTGCCCAAGTCGACGCTTCGCTCAATGCCTGGCGAGAAGGAACTACCGAAGGAGATACAACGAAGTATGGCTATACGCTGTTGATCGTGGCTGGACTGGGAATCTTCTGCGGTTGCGTCGGTAAAAGTGCCCAGTTCCCACTGCATGTCTGGCTGCCGGACGCGATGGAAGGTCCGACGCCGGTGTCGGCATTGGTACACTCCGCAACGATGGTTGCCGCTGGCGTGTTTCTCGTCGCGCGATCGTATCCTATCTTCCTGCCGGAAGTGCTGCTGGTGATTGCCTGCGTAGGTTGCGTGACGCTGCTGCTCGGGGCGACGATTGCCATCGTAGCGACCGACATCAAACGAGTCTTGGCGTATTCGACCGTTAGCCAGCTGGGCTACATGATGTTGGCGCTGGGGGTCGGCGGCTGGGCGGCTGGTGTGATGCACCTGGTGACGCATGCCTGCTTCAAGAGCCTGCTCTTCTTGTGTTCTGGCTCGGTCATTCACGCGGTCCATACCAACGAGATGCCGCAAATGGGCGGGCTCATTCGTAAGATGCCATGGACGGGATACACCATGCTGGTCGGCTGCTTGGCCATCGCAGGAATCGGGATTCCTTCGATTGTCGGCCTGCCGATCGGATTGAGTGGCTATTACTCGAAAGACGCCATTCTGGAGCAAGTCTTCTCGTTCCGAAACTTCAATCCGGCATGGGGAACGTTGTTCTTCGTAGCGGCGTGCGGTGGTGCTTGCCTGACGGCGTTCTACATGTTCCGTATGTGGTATTTGACATTCGTAGGAGAACCACGTTCGCGCGAGAAGTTCGAGCATGCTCACGAATCGCCACGTGTGATGGTGGTGCCGTTGGTGCTGTTGGCGGTGGCTGCAGTGGTTGTGGCCTGGCCGATTTACGATTGGTTTAGTTTGCCGAACTTGACGCGAACGATCGAACAGGCCCGACCGCATGGCATTTGGCAAGACATGGCTGGCAATCATATCGATGTGATGATGCCGGAAGAGTCGAAAGGGCACGAAGCGGCCGTGAAAGGGCCTGTGGGACTGCTCGCATTCGGGGCGGCGATCAGCGGAATCCTGTTGGCTTCGATCTTCTACTTGTGGAAGACGCTCGATCCGAGCGACGTGCGCAGATCGTTCGATCCGGTTTACCGCTTGTTGGTCAAGAAGTGGTACTTCGACGAGATCTACAATGCTGTCTTCGTGCGTAGCACGTTGGCGGTAGCTGCTTGCGTGGCGATGTTCGATCGCCAGGTGATTGATCGCACGGTCGATGCGTTGGCATGGCTGGCGATCCAAGTTGCGAACCTTTCCGATGCATGGATCGATCGTCGTGGAATCGACGGTGCGGTGAATTGGTTTTCGCGGCAAACGTATCGCCTGGGCAGTAGTCTTCGTACGCTGCAGACAGGTAGCTTGCGGCAGTACGTAATGTTCATCGTCGTGAGCACGGTGGCGTTGTTTGTGATATTGAGTTTTTGGACCTATTCGTTGGCTCGATAA
- a CDS encoding NuoM family protein — MDNLAYFIVTSLIFTPVVGAIGLLFFPAESKSAMRWFTLLVTLLVLLPTIWMALPWSESLSFQTSEAGLQNVVQVSWIPSFDIQFFLGIDGISFPLLLLTAVISCLAMGASWTVDKYVKSYCVLYLLLLAGMMGVFLSLDFFLFYIFWEVMLLPMYFLIGVWGGPRKEYAAIKFFLYTLFGSVLMLIAVLMLYFNSDLRELSVDQLQTAHVAAWDESGELLSAEAYKQQIDTSEYPVHTFNIMALQQLGQHTDVFDQALLFGKSIQWWAFVLLFIGFIIKVPSVPLHTWLPDAHVEAPTPISMILAGVLLKMGGYGIVRICYPICPDAGYDLVWIVCSIGVISMVYGAFAALAQKDFKRMVAYSSVSHMGYVVLGLGVWSATAGSVFDPISWSMGVKGALFQMIGHGVSSAGMFFMVGVVYDRVHHRDLNQFGGLYGKMPVYTAMAMLLFFAGLGLPGLCGFIGEVFVVLSVWKLSSTLAVISAAVVILTAGYILWAVQRVYLGPEYRGPHEEALSEINLREMLIALPLCVLAVVLGIFPATIFRYMDQTVDQQVNDLVQWTEEVKLPKLRAEREEADNDVAANAP, encoded by the coding sequence ATGGATAACCTGGCATACTTCATCGTGACATCGCTAATCTTCACGCCGGTCGTGGGAGCGATTGGGCTGTTGTTTTTCCCCGCGGAAAGCAAGTCGGCGATGCGCTGGTTCACGTTGCTGGTCACCCTGTTGGTGCTGCTGCCAACAATTTGGATGGCCCTGCCATGGAGTGAATCACTCAGCTTTCAAACGAGTGAAGCTGGTCTGCAGAATGTCGTTCAGGTTTCGTGGATACCGTCGTTCGATATTCAGTTTTTCCTGGGGATCGATGGCATCAGCTTTCCGTTGCTTTTGTTGACGGCTGTTATCTCGTGCCTGGCGATGGGGGCGAGTTGGACGGTCGACAAGTACGTCAAAAGTTATTGCGTGCTGTACTTGCTGCTGTTGGCGGGAATGATGGGCGTATTTTTGTCGCTTGATTTCTTCCTGTTCTATATCTTCTGGGAAGTGATGCTGTTGCCGATGTACTTTTTGATCGGCGTCTGGGGTGGGCCACGGAAAGAGTACGCCGCGATCAAGTTCTTTTTGTATACGCTCTTTGGCAGCGTGTTGATGTTGATCGCTGTCCTGATGCTGTACTTCAACAGTGACTTGCGAGAGCTTTCGGTCGATCAATTGCAAACAGCTCATGTTGCCGCGTGGGACGAATCTGGCGAGTTACTTTCGGCGGAAGCATATAAGCAGCAAATCGACACGAGCGAGTACCCAGTCCACACGTTCAATATCATGGCCTTACAACAGTTGGGGCAGCATACCGACGTGTTCGATCAGGCATTGCTGTTCGGCAAGTCGATTCAATGGTGGGCGTTTGTGCTGCTATTCATTGGCTTCATCATCAAAGTGCCGAGCGTCCCGCTGCATACCTGGCTGCCCGATGCCCACGTGGAAGCTCCAACGCCAATTTCAATGATCCTGGCCGGCGTGCTGCTGAAGATGGGTGGCTATGGCATCGTGCGGATTTGCTACCCGATTTGTCCCGATGCCGGCTACGATCTGGTTTGGATTGTCTGCTCGATCGGTGTGATCAGCATGGTTTACGGCGCGTTCGCGGCGTTGGCTCAAAAAGATTTCAAACGGATGGTCGCCTACAGCTCGGTTAGCCATATGGGCTACGTCGTGTTGGGACTAGGTGTTTGGAGTGCAACGGCAGGAAGCGTATTCGATCCGATCTCGTGGAGCATGGGCGTCAAAGGAGCGTTGTTCCAAATGATCGGGCATGGCGTCAGCTCGGCAGGCATGTTCTTTATGGTGGGCGTGGTTTACGACCGTGTTCATCACCGAGATCTGAATCAGTTCGGCGGACTGTATGGAAAGATGCCGGTTTACACGGCGATGGCGATGCTGCTGTTCTTTGCCGGTCTCGGTTTGCCTGGTCTGTGTGGATTTATTGGCGAAGTGTTTGTCGTACTTTCGGTCTGGAAGTTGAGCTCGACGTTGGCAGTCATTTCCGCGGCGGTCGTGATATTGACGGCCGGATATATCTTGTGGGCGGTGCAGCGAGTCTACTTGGGACCGGAATACCGCGGGCCCCATGAAGAAGCGTTAAGCGAGATCAACCTTCGCGAAATGCTCATTGCGTTGCCTCTGTGTGTGTTGGCCGTGGTGCTGGGGATTTTTCCTGCGACCATCTTCCGCTATATGGATCAGACGGTCGATCAACAAGTGAACGACCTGGTTCAGTGGACGGAAGAAGTCAAGCTGCCGAAATTGCGAGCCGAACGTGAAGAAGCCGACAACGACGTTGCTGCGAATGCCCCTTAG
- a CDS encoding NADH-quinone oxidoreductase subunit N, with protein sequence MFFTLVNHLTTDTLASLPGFGAELVLCATVLVILLARMFPLTERIDSTWLAMIGTFVAVCVLSPLAPWDISQSPAEMVSMGELPRVEIFTGMLVHDGFSVVIKSMLLLFLLLFFGLVKLTKAHRKPDSPDFTTLILGSALGMCLMVSSNHMLMLFLAIEMASVPSYAMVAMHRHDRKASEAALKYAVYGAGTAGVMLYGISLLCGLLNSAHLPTMAVQLSEMAAAGISPAETVMLVMAALMVMVGLAFKLSAVPFHQWCPDVFEGATAEVGAFLSVASKAAALALLVRVAIGLTCVEGAADPLVAWEGNSLADTTSSGMDGIQSFAAVLIAIIAAVTCTFGNLAAFAQTNIKRLLAYSTIAHAGYLMMGVPPILALASIDPAAAGACAGYLALYIAVYLLMNLGAFAVVAFVRDVTGSEEIRDYAGMIYRSKSITICMTILLVSLVGLPPLAGFIGKFAVFAGLARGYLASGETYLAVLLAVGCVNTAISLFYYLRIVKTMTMDPVDSDTAPMRHSPSILQTGYLWCLTVPVLVLIVGWDFLNVWIQQAVRGLIS encoded by the coding sequence ATGTTTTTCACCCTGGTGAATCATCTGACGACCGACACATTGGCCAGCCTTCCAGGCTTTGGGGCCGAGTTGGTCTTATGCGCGACGGTCTTGGTTATCTTGCTGGCTCGCATGTTTCCGCTGACCGAGCGAATCGACTCGACCTGGTTGGCGATGATCGGGACGTTTGTCGCTGTATGCGTGCTATCGCCTCTTGCGCCATGGGACATTTCCCAAAGCCCTGCCGAGATGGTTTCGATGGGCGAATTGCCTCGTGTCGAGATCTTCACGGGGATGCTTGTGCATGATGGATTTTCGGTCGTCATCAAGTCGATGCTGCTGTTGTTCCTGCTGCTGTTCTTTGGACTCGTGAAACTCACCAAGGCACATCGCAAGCCAGACAGCCCTGATTTCACCACGCTGATTTTGGGTTCAGCGCTCGGCATGTGTTTGATGGTCTCGTCGAATCATATGCTCATGTTATTTCTTGCGATCGAAATGGCGTCGGTTCCTTCGTACGCGATGGTGGCCATGCACCGACACGATCGAAAGGCATCGGAAGCGGCGCTCAAGTACGCGGTCTACGGGGCAGGAACGGCCGGAGTGATGCTGTATGGGATCAGCTTGCTTTGCGGTCTGTTGAATTCCGCTCATTTGCCGACGATGGCGGTGCAGCTTTCCGAGATGGCCGCCGCCGGGATCTCTCCGGCCGAAACCGTAATGTTGGTGATGGCAGCTTTGATGGTCATGGTGGGTCTGGCGTTCAAGCTATCGGCGGTTCCGTTTCATCAGTGGTGCCCTGATGTGTTCGAAGGAGCGACTGCCGAAGTCGGAGCGTTTCTATCGGTCGCGTCGAAGGCAGCCGCTTTGGCCCTGTTGGTGCGAGTGGCGATTGGACTGACCTGCGTGGAAGGGGCGGCCGATCCGTTGGTGGCATGGGAAGGGAATTCGCTCGCCGATACGACTTCATCCGGGATGGATGGCATTCAGTCATTTGCTGCGGTTTTGATTGCCATCATCGCGGCGGTGACTTGCACATTTGGCAACTTGGCGGCGTTCGCACAAACCAACATCAAGCGGCTTCTCGCCTACTCAACGATTGCCCATGCCGGTTATCTGATGATGGGAGTTCCACCAATTTTGGCGTTAGCTTCCATCGATCCGGCCGCGGCGGGAGCATGTGCTGGATACTTAGCGCTTTACATTGCGGTTTATCTGCTGATGAATTTAGGGGCGTTTGCCGTTGTGGCGTTCGTCCGTGATGTGACCGGCAGCGAAGAGATCCGTGATTATGCTGGCATGATCTACCGTAGCAAGTCGATCACGATTTGTATGACGATCTTGCTGGTAAGTTTGGTCGGCTTGCCTCCTTTGGCAGGCTTCATCGGCAAGTTTGCTGTGTTCGCCGGACTCGCACGTGGTTACCTGGCCAGCGGCGAAACCTACTTGGCGGTATTGTTGGCGGTTGGCTGCGTGAATACGGCGATCAGCTTGTTCTATTACCTTCGCATTGTGAAGACGATGACGATGGATCCTGTCGATTCTGATACAGCACCGATGCGGCACTCTCCCAGCATTTTGCAGACCGGCTATCTGTGGTGTCTGACCGTTCCGGTGTTGGTGCTGATCGTGGGATGGGACTTCCTGAACGTTTGGATTCAACAGGCTGTTCGTGGCCTGATTTCGTGA